From the genome of Notolabrus celidotus isolate fNotCel1 chromosome 5, fNotCel1.pri, whole genome shotgun sequence, one region includes:
- the LOC117813328 gene encoding C2 domain-containing protein 2, translated as MSDLESSYFGVEDPQWLCMVTLFIASLVTLVLYFVQYFQQSGVGNKQRAAEDNAAQEEAASLLGWALSLKSWKSEWRGAWCRALNDESRKRGGPVVLTFKEDDVEASELVVSKVSSFQKSARNKAASCSAVGEQLQFSVSTVPTSSPLSDPHKYTVCISPLELQLDLQMQEAEDEVKVSWGVAHLETGELQVTPNFTQDNADTLSVAAIKEQLKQLLCASRPSVLLSCRTAQTSEVQALRNNVVSPPKPPRAHDWKLLVKNIRVTLNQEDDAAGSVNPLCVLKLDDPPQKFNTSVLKNTTNPAWDQPFIFELNGLSKELNIQLLNDGQPQENSLLGQVSVPFDLVKKQPKGQQTFALMTKDTVTGSLTTDFTYLEPSEVRSWHPPTPVSNKRVEMDRTVMPCGTVVTTITAVKSKPGRPLPPGLNIDPAIKAVTIKPKLSGRRVSEQPSVLGPTVSKALSSSDTELLMLNGTDPVAEAAIRQLHQSAKLKLKSPVKKSTIIISGIAKTPLSQDDELALMAGYAAAMDASMSEGSSTQDVTTAIATGTSSPPDESEPQEGPSGIGRPPDDWESQTGEELDHTSLSMCMSEASCKKRRGSFLQKSAKLFFRRRHQRKEPGMSQSHNDLVYLESPAAVERASRTATISRMLSRKSKNKSKANGSTSTGEPHA; from the exons atGTCTGACTTGGAAAGTTCATATTTCGGTGTGGAGGATCCGCAGTGGCTGTGCATGGTCACGCTTTTCATTGCATCCCTCGTCACTTTAGTGCTGTACTTCGTGCAGTATTTCCAGCAAAGTGGGGTCGGAAATAAGCAGAGAGCGGCAGAGGACAATGCGGCGCAGGAGGAAGCCGCCTCTCTGCTGGGATGGGCGCTGTCACTGAAAAGCTGGAAGAGTGAGTGGAGAGGAGCCTGGTGCAGGGCTCTGAATGACGAGTCGAGGAAACGTGGG ggTCCCGTTGTGTTGACGTTTAAAGAAGATGATGTGGAAGCTTCAGAGCTCGTCGTCAGCAAAGTGTCCAGCTTTCAGAAGTCTGCCAGGAACAAG GCCGCTTCCTGCAGTGCTGTCGGGGAGCAGCTGCAGTTCTCTGTCAGCACAGTACCGACGTCCTCGCCTCTGTCAGATCCTCATAAATACACAGTGTGTATATCTCCACTGGAGCTGCAG CTTGATCTGCAGATGCAAGAAGCTGAAGATGAGGTTAAGGTGAGCTGGGGCGTCGCTCACTTGGAGACTGGAGAGCTGCAAGTTACGCCTAACTTCACCCAG GACAATGCAGACACTCTGAGTGTAGCAGCGATAAAGGAGCAGTTGAAGCAGCTGTTGTGTGCGTCGCGTCCTTCTGTGCTGCTGAGCTGCAGGACTGCTcagacctcagaggtccag GCGCTGCGCAACAATGTGGTTTCACCTCCCAAACCTCCCCGAGCCCACGACTGGAAGCTGCTGGTGAAGAACATCCGAGTGACACTGAATCAGGAGGACGATGCTGCAG GCAGCGTAaatcctctgtgtgtgctgaAGTTGGATGATCCTCCACAGAAGTTTAACACCTCAGTTTTAAAGAACACAACCAATCCTGCCTGGGACCAGCCCTTTATTTT tGAACTAAATGGACTTTCGAAAGAGCTCAACATTCAGCTGCTGAATGACGGGCAACCTCAAGAGA ATTCCTTACTTGGTCAGGTGTCAGTGCCTTTTGATCTCGTAAAGAAGCAGCCCAAAGGACAGCAAACATTTGCACTTATGACCAAAGACACAGTGACTGGATCACTTACTACTGAC TTTACCTACCTGGAGCCCAGTGAGGTGAGGTCCTGGCACCCTCCCACCCCAGTCTCCAATAAGAGGGTGGAGATGGACCGTACAGTCATGCCCTGTGGCACAGTGGTCACCACCATCACTGCTGTAAAGAGCAAGCCGGGTCGACCGCTCCCTCCTGGACTCAACATAg ATCCTGCCATTAAAGCGGTAACCATCAAGCCGAAGTTGTCTGGCCGTCGTGTTTCAGAGCAGCCGTCTGTGCTGGGGCCCACGGTCAGTaaagctctctcctcctctgacacTGAGCTGCTGATGCTTAACGGCACCGACCCTGTAGCCGAGGCTGCTATCAGACAACTACACCAATCTGCCAAACTGAAGCTCAAGTCCCCGGTGAAGAAGAGCACCATCATCATCTCTGGCATCGCAAAA ACGCCGTTGTCTCAGGACGATGAGCTGGCTCTGATGGCGGGTTACGCTGCAGCGATGGACGCCTCGATGTCAGAGGGCAGCTCCACTCAGGACGTGACCACAGCGATTGCAACGGGGACCAGCAGCCCTCCTGACGAGTCTGAGCCTCAGGAGGGTCCAAGTGGAATCGGCCGGCCTCCAGACGACTGGGAGAGTCAAACAGGAGAGGAGCTGGACCACACCTCATTGTCCATGTGCATGTCTGAGGCCAGCTGCaagaagaggagag GCAGCTTCCTGCAGAAGAGTGCCAAGCTCTTCTTCCGGCGGCGTCACCAGCGCAAGGAGCCGGGGATGAGCCAATCACACAACGACCTGGTCTACCTGGAGTCTCCGGCTGCAGTGGAGCGAGCCAGCCGAACAGCCACGATCAGCCGCATGCTCAGCCGCAAGAGCAAGAATAAGAGCAAAGCTAACGGCTCTACCTCCACAGGGGAGCCACACGCGTGA
- the atg101 gene encoding autophagy-related protein 101 isoform X1, translated as MNCRSEVLEVTVEARQVEESILSLLHTILLHRSTGKFHYKKEGTYSIGTVGTQDIDCDFIDFSFVRVSSEELDRVIRKAVAEFKDALSNSGSDGMGQISLEFYQKKKSRWPFSDECIPWEVWSIKVNVVNLANEQERQICREKVGEKLGEKVINVVEVINRHEYLPKMPTQSEVDNVFDTSLKDVQPYLYKITFQITDSLGTSVSTTMRRLIKDTLAL; from the exons ATGAATTGCCGCTCTGAAGTGCTGGAGGTGACGGTGGAGGCGAGACAGGTAGAGGAGTCCATACTGTCTCTGCTTCACACCATCTTACTGCATCGAAGCACGGGCAAGTTTCACTACAAGAAGGAGGGCACCTACTCCATTGGTACCGTGGGGACACAGGACATCGACTGCGACTTCATCGACTTCAGCTTCGTCAGGGTGTCATCAGAAGAGCTGGACAGGGTGATCAGGAAAGCTGTGGCTGAATTCAAG GATGCTTTGAGCAACTCCGGCAGCGATGGCATGGGACAAATCTCCCTGGAGTTTtaccagaagaagaagtctcGCTGGCCCTTTTCTGATGAGTGTATCCCCTGGGAAGTGTGGAGCATCAAGGTGAACGTAGTGAACCTGGCTAATGAGCAGGAGAGGCAGATCTGCAGGGAGAAAGTGGGCGAGAAGCTTGGCGAGAAAGTCATCAACGTGGTCGAGGTCATTAACCGACACGAATACCTGCCAAAGATGCCCACTCAGTCTGAAGTGGACAATGTGTTTGACACCAGTCTCAAAGATGTCCAGCCTTATCTTTACAAAATCACATTTCAGATCACTGACTCTCTGGGCACGTCTGTGAGCACAACGATGAGAAGGCTGATTAAGGACACTCTAGCACTGTGA
- the atg101 gene encoding autophagy-related protein 101 isoform X2, which translates to MKNAVLEVTVEARQVEESILSLLHTILLHRSTGKFHYKKEGTYSIGTVGTQDIDCDFIDFSFVRVSSEELDRVIRKAVAEFKDALSNSGSDGMGQISLEFYQKKKSRWPFSDECIPWEVWSIKVNVVNLANEQERQICREKVGEKLGEKVINVVEVINRHEYLPKMPTQSEVDNVFDTSLKDVQPYLYKITFQITDSLGTSVSTTMRRLIKDTLAL; encoded by the exons ATGAAAAATGCGG TGCTGGAGGTGACGGTGGAGGCGAGACAGGTAGAGGAGTCCATACTGTCTCTGCTTCACACCATCTTACTGCATCGAAGCACGGGCAAGTTTCACTACAAGAAGGAGGGCACCTACTCCATTGGTACCGTGGGGACACAGGACATCGACTGCGACTTCATCGACTTCAGCTTCGTCAGGGTGTCATCAGAAGAGCTGGACAGGGTGATCAGGAAAGCTGTGGCTGAATTCAAG GATGCTTTGAGCAACTCCGGCAGCGATGGCATGGGACAAATCTCCCTGGAGTTTtaccagaagaagaagtctcGCTGGCCCTTTTCTGATGAGTGTATCCCCTGGGAAGTGTGGAGCATCAAGGTGAACGTAGTGAACCTGGCTAATGAGCAGGAGAGGCAGATCTGCAGGGAGAAAGTGGGCGAGAAGCTTGGCGAGAAAGTCATCAACGTGGTCGAGGTCATTAACCGACACGAATACCTGCCAAAGATGCCCACTCAGTCTGAAGTGGACAATGTGTTTGACACCAGTCTCAAAGATGTCCAGCCTTATCTTTACAAAATCACATTTCAGATCACTGACTCTCTGGGCACGTCTGTGAGCACAACGATGAGAAGGCTGATTAAGGACACTCTAGCACTGTGA